In Mycetocola zhujimingii, one DNA window encodes the following:
- a CDS encoding purine-nucleoside phosphorylase, which produces MSESSVNPLDDPSANPFDIAATAAAEIAVATGVAQHDIALTLGSGWGKAADLLGETVATIPADEITGFSKPALDGHVGTLRSILLENGKRALVIGARTHYYEGHGVRRVVHSVRTAAATGVTTMILTNGAGGIKETWTPGTPVLISDHINLTADSPLEGATFVDLTDLYSSGLRDLARTIDADLDEGVYCQFRGPHYETPAEVQMAKAIGGHIVGMSTALEAIAARQVGLEILGMSLITNLAAGIQKTPLSHEEVIEAGRNAEQRISGLLARIVAAI; this is translated from the coding sequence ATGTCAGAATCCTCAGTGAACCCGCTCGACGACCCGAGCGCGAACCCCTTCGATATCGCAGCGACGGCCGCAGCGGAAATCGCCGTAGCGACAGGCGTCGCCCAGCACGATATCGCCCTGACCCTCGGCTCCGGCTGGGGCAAAGCCGCCGACCTGCTCGGAGAAACCGTTGCGACGATCCCCGCCGATGAGATCACCGGGTTCTCGAAGCCGGCTCTCGACGGCCACGTCGGCACGCTCCGCTCGATCCTGCTCGAGAACGGAAAACGCGCCCTCGTCATCGGCGCACGCACCCACTACTACGAGGGCCACGGCGTTCGCCGGGTCGTACACAGCGTCCGCACCGCAGCGGCGACCGGCGTAACGACCATGATCCTCACCAACGGCGCCGGCGGAATCAAGGAGACCTGGACGCCGGGCACCCCGGTGCTGATCAGCGACCACATCAACCTCACGGCCGACTCGCCCCTCGAGGGCGCGACCTTCGTCGACCTCACCGACCTGTACTCGTCCGGGCTCCGCGACCTGGCACGTACCATCGACGCCGACCTCGACGAGGGCGTCTACTGCCAGTTCCGCGGCCCGCACTACGAGACCCCCGCAGAGGTACAGATGGCGAAGGCCATCGGCGGCCACATCGTCGGGATGTCGACCGCGCTCGAGGCAATCGCCGCACGCCAGGTCGGCCTCGAAATCCTCGGCATGTCACTCATCACCAACCTGGCCGCCGGCATCCAGAAGACGCCGCTCAGCCACGAAGAGGTGATCGAGGCCGGCCGCAATGCCGAGCAGCGCATCTCTGGCCTCCTCGCCAGGATCGTGGCTGCGATCTGA